TGCTTGCTTTACATTAAGTTGCGCATGTACtaagtattttaaatagtaAATTAGACCAGTGtatataatttaaacaaatgacAAAATCTACATGGCGGTTGAAAACATTAacttttaacaatttttccATGAATCGCTTATTTTTGAGTATATTTCATATTCATCCCGGAGTCAGCCATGACTTTTTACCGCATAACGTAGCTgtattttcctttttatctAAGATCGCCGACTCAATTATTATATGCCataaattttctatttgaTAACAGTATAATATACCCTTTACCAAACACACTACCTGCTATATagaattttttgctttactACTATTAAAACTACTTCTGCAGTTTTGTTGTCGTAGTATATATTATTGttgttattattaataGTCTTCGGTTCTGTCCATCCTTCgttaccttttttttttttgaacagTAGAAAACATGAAGGCAGTAATTCAGCGAGTTTTAAATGCTTCTGTTTCTGGTAAGTATTAATCAATATATACTAAGTTTGGACGGATTTTATAATCGgtaataagaaaataaattattaataaactCAATGTTTATGAACTTATTTACTAATACGAGTTTATAGTTGATGACAAAATTGTTTCTGCCATTCAACAAGGGTAAGACAACAATTGTAACCCGTAATTCGTTGACTTCTAATCCGCCCAGTTACTGTATACTTTTGGGAGTAGGTTCAGGTGAgcatatttaaaaatcaatcGTGCAAGCAATTTCTTCGAATGATTAATAACTCGTTTTTGGCTTGTCTTCAAGTTGTCCGTTGTAACCCTTTctctaataaaaaacagaTGACACACCCGAAGATGTTACGAAACTGTCAAAcaagattttgaaattgaaactTTTCGACAATGCCGAACAACCCTGGAAGAGCACGATTGCCGATATACAAGGAGAAATCCTTTGCGGTAagcatctttttttgataatatcATAAATATTGAGCCTCCTCTTTAACATAATTAGTATCCCAATTCACTCTTCATGCTCGTGTTAACAAAGGTGCCAAACCTGATTTTCACAGAAGCATGAAGGGTCCTGAAGCCATCGAATTGTATGAACAAGTTGTTAAAACATTAGGAGAAAGCCTCGGAAGCGACAAGATAAAGAGTAAGTAGCAGTGAACTCAGTCTGCATTTAACCAATGTACTTTATTTTgagttttaatttactaacTATGATTTTAGAGGGGTAAGCATCATCATCATAACTAAGATTCTCTATTTAACCCATGTATAGTGTTTTTGGGGCAATGATGAATGTCCAGCTCGTGAATAATGGTCCAGTGACTATTTTGTATGATACTAAAGAATAAttagatttattaaatgatatCCGTACTCAACCATTAGAACTAGTTGAcgattttggaaattaaaattcaGTAATCTTTATCTCTTTGGAATAAAACACCCAGAGCTAAGTTTACAAgtccaattttttgacaaagGCAGCATACGGCGAGACGGCTGAGTTCACAATTGAAATATTAGACCTTGgctaataaattaaataatatttcgTTGTCCCGTCTTATGGTTTGAAGGTATTTTACAGTTGGAACAAGAATACCTTGACTAATTCGCACAAAGTCGTCTTCAACCGCCATATCTAACTTATCTCTCAATGCTTTCAGGGTGCTAAAGTATAACGGAGAATCAGgagataaaaagaaagatattATGCTATTTTGACTAGATGCATCTGGTATTAGTTCCTCAATTCTCTTTGAagacaaaaatatattatatacTCTTTTGATAGCTGCATCAAGCCGGTCGTCATATAACAGCCAAATAATTCGCTTGTTTTGTAAAGAGTCATCGTATTCAAATCCCAACTTTTCGAGTCTACTCCATTCTTGGTCCAATTCTTGAAAGGAGTTAACGCTTGccagaaaagaaaagtaagTTTCGGCTGCCACGTTTAAAGCACTCTTGTAAGCAGGGATTACACCACTCGGGGAAGGAATGTTTTTATCATCTACAACAGCAGCGATATCGGttgttataaaattttgctGTGCGACTTGCAAAATCAAGTCCCAAAATTGTCGAGATAGCACTGTATCATGAAGTGAGCAATAAAGACGCATGCTAGCTATTGCAAACGGGATATCTGGTTTAGAAGTTAtgtttttagaaaaatattccAAATACGTTGAAAGTACTTGCTTCGCTTCTTTGATATCTCCCAATGATgtatattcttttattaaactGGAGAATAAAGAAGGTGGATATGTCATATCATTCGCAGTTCTAGGGTTAAATAGTAGAGCACGCTTATCGGgctgaaaatttttagacaTATACCTTTTAGCTTCATCCAAACCTTCTGCACCTTGTTTACAATAACTTGATACAAAAGCAACTAAGGATAAAGCCGTTGGTGCCTTGCCTTCTGATTCCATTCGTTTTTCCAAAAGCAGTAATTGGTCCAACTGATTCAAGTTTCCTAAAACTGTTGCCGCAATGGAGTAATGTACAACGTTTGGTTTCTGAATACCGGAAAATATGCGCAAAGCAAGGTTTAATTCGTGCTGACGTACATGGTATAACATCGTTATTGTGGATAAGTAATCTTGTCCTTCAGGATCCTTTCTCTCAGCAACTTTAGTACACTGTTCTAAAAGATCCCAATCAAGCCTATCCAATGCTAACCGCATAAGCATCCGATTTATGCTGACATCTTCTGTAATTCCAAGTCGACGAATTTTGCCAAGATAAAGCTCAATTTTCTCAGTGTCTTCTGCCTCTATGTATGCATCAAGTAGAGCTGCATATGCCTGGTTAGAAGTTTTTATCCCTTGATCAGAGAAATATTGATGGATTTTTTCCATTGCAAACAAATCTTTTCTACGGGAGAAAATGGTGATGCATATAACCAATGTACGTT
This portion of the Schizosaccharomyces pombe strain 972h- genome assembly, chromosome: I genome encodes:
- the dtd1 gene encoding D-Tyr-tRNA deacylase, which encodes MKAVIQRVLNASVSVDDKIVSAIQQGYCILLGVGSDDTPEDVTKLSNKILKLKLFDNAEQPWKSTIADIQGEILCVSQFTLHARVNKGAKPDFHRSMKGPEAIELYEQVVKTLGESLGSDKIKKGVFGAMMNVQLVNNGPVTILYDTKE
- the ppr4 gene encoding translation regulator Ppr4 gives rise to the protein MSKSFAYRHIWCFWRFNTPLLWFPQPLKYWPAFQQSHTFNSMSVFKNDNAIANQTTVNESDVKRNVEKINDIYECSNNTKSPCFPNSDSRIPLVNWKTSTNPTLQVRAYMLDLLLPFFTLDLLPFLNKVCECCNHMLLDNPKIKQDLPFAFCYLFSSYFSYKSSRQYTCSSEEISKVFRHLNRLGGSEYVLHLFAQIPKALCKELTDVRTLNHPLRSIFTFCFKNISNPPNLLKLLTKLYPRSDRANEVLYTQYLGFLTKRGDYQIAIYMFDEMYRTHHWSSFTACRLMIESLVRQNKFEEAISLYKKIIAKRPKIARDKKILNLLLYISTVSNRSPDAFKLALQSISNANQIPSFDVFSRLMSALVKYNMTEMILPLVKQYDHKFRNLYSPNIFLSIVQALVFCGDMVNIQRWYNMSRVNSELSRIKHLLNCFLNSSTVSLDVSMVLELLRDLKKKKIKVDERTLVICITIFSRRKDLFAMEKIHQYFSDQGIKTSNQAYAALLDAYIEAEDTEKIELYLGKIRRLGITEDVSINRMLMRLALDRLDWDLLEQCTKVAERKDPEGQDYLSTITMLYHVRQHELNLALRIFSGIQKPNVVHYSIAATVLGNLNQLDQLLLLEKRMESEGKAPTALSLVAFVSSYCKQGAEGLDEAKRYMSKNFQPDKRALLFNPRTANDMTYPPSLFSSLIKEYTSLGDIKEAKQVLSTYLEYFSKNITSKPDIPFAIASMRLYCSLHDTVLSRQFWDLILQVAQQNFITTDIAAVVDDKNIPSPSGVIPAYKSALNVAAETYFSFLASVNSFQELDQEWSRLEKLGFEYDDSLQNKRIIWLLYDDRLDAAIKRVYNIFLSSKRIEELIPDASSQNSIISFFLSPDSPLYFSTLKALRDKLDMAVEDDFVRISQGILVPTVKYLQTIRRDNEILFNLLAKV